A single genomic interval of Asterias amurensis chromosome 1, ASM3211899v1 harbors:
- the LOC139944026 gene encoding protein ZNRD2-like — MDGEDFDWKPPSEAEMKVLQARRERSDKISKLMGDYLLKGYRMLGSCCSTCGTILLRDRQQQDYCVACSELDTDLAKDDPAVSASAAKSQVEEHELCAASAAAANQGQESKPSANSNSQEPHVTPPGKRLRNTSPTSRSSTHHHTRASRSIPTNQMACGGLTFVDSKDDVNHRYHRYENQLPGKILDLPSSSPDIVPESMEVVMGKLYWASQQLKGTTSVEASTSLCTLIKACADAMTSLRYLVPGELTD; from the exons ATGGATGGAGAGGATTTTGATTGGAAACCTCCTAGTGAGGCGGAGATGAAAGTACTCCAAGCTAGAAGAGAGCGTTCAGACAAGATTAGTAAGCTGATGGGAGACTACCTACTTAAGGGTTACAGAATGCTTGGATCCTGCTGTTCAACATGTGGG ACTATTTTACTGCGTGATCGTCAACAACAGGATTACTGTGTGGCTTGCAGTGAGTTGGATACAGATCTAGCCAAAGATGATCCAG CTGTGAGTGCCAGCGCCGCTAAATCACAAGTGGAAGAACACGAACTGTGCGCAGCCTCAGCAGCAGCAGCCAATCAGGGTCAAGAATCTAAGCCATCAGCCAATAGCAACAGCCAAGAGCCCCATGTGACTCCACCTGGTAAACGTCTCAGAAACACCTCCCCAACCTCACGATCATCAACACATCACCACACGAGGGCCTCCAGATCGATCCCGACCAATCAGATGGCATGTGGAGGTCTCACGTTCGTAGACTCCAAAGATGACGTAAATCATCGATATCATCGATATGAGAACCAACTCCCGGGGAAAATTCTAGATCTTCCATCCAGTTCTCCGGACATTGTTCCCGAATCAATGGAAGTCGTTATGGGTAAACTATACTGGGCTAGCCAACAGCTTAAAGGTACCACGTCAGTAGAAGCAAGCACCAGTCTCTGTACGTTAATTAAAGCATGTGCTGACGCTATGACCTCGTTAAGGTACTTAGTCCCGGGTGAGCTGACAGATTAG